The Macadamia integrifolia cultivar HAES 741 chromosome 3, SCU_Mint_v3, whole genome shotgun sequence genome segment attattttttgtcttattatcttttcatattttctcatgttttcttgtgttttttgcaagaaaattttttagaagataaaagaaaacttcacaattcccaagaggaattttgaatttcaaaaaatgaatcttctcttaggtaaagacataccaagtgcaaaaaaaaaaaattctttacccaagaaaaaagtacaaaaaagtgtacttttttcttttattttttttttcttatcttggctaccaaacacagcctaaatgtCATACACTATTTctctttatatatgaaaagacaatttcctatttttatttaaattattattttttattttgattatgtcTTTCTTCTTATGTCGATCCGATACAACATCAATATTGATCCAATACGGATTTGTTCCAATCTAATACCGATTAATTGGATCAATACCAAAACCCAAAGTCCAAAATACCTTTTTGATAACTCTATACATGGAGGAATCCCGTTTTCTTTTAACCAAAGTAATTCATTCATCATAAGCTTTATATGAATGGGACAGGATattagaagggtattttggacttGTACTTAAAAACCCTGTAAtgatttgtgaaccctaggatggtggaTGAATCATCCTCTATGGatgagtaaattttttttttattttttttatttggttgctTTGTATTGATATGGCAGAGACTGGTTTTAAGTGagttttgaaataaaatattaatgaagagagagagagagagagagagagagagggagtgggTGGCGGGGGATAAGAAAAgagatcttttttcttttctttatgctATAATGTTTTAGGGGAAAAGAACGCTTTCTGGTTACGTGGATTCTATACCCAGATAAAGGGGTGCAAGATTAACACTTTGTCTCTATGAAATCACAAAACTCCATCCTTGTGATGTCTCTATGTGTACTCTCATTAGATCCCACATTGATGTAGAAGCTATATATGCAGTGGTGATCTTTTACCTAAGGacgtgaatttgaaaccgaaaccgtttatgaaaattgaaccaaatcgtTTACACAAAAACcgtgaaaccatttattaaatgtttcgattttggttttaaaattgaaactatgattcgattttggttttaaattttaaacagTTGGTAAACCATTAAATCgattaacatatatatagtaaatttaAGTCATTCAGTATTAAGTTTATATACatttcaattaaaataaaaaataaaaagtttacCTTAAACAACTATTGAAAAAAACATTTAAcaaatgttacaatttacagtcatttcaccaaaaaaatttaaaggtaaagaagtcgtttgaataaaaattagaaaacataaaaaaattaatatatgaaaccatttattaaatgattcgattttgattttacctaaaaaatcttaCACCGAACCAAATTGAATCGTCTacatcaaaatcgaatcaattaACAGCCTTACTTTTGCCCAATGCTTATATCAGTTATGGTATGCTTCAAAAACTTTCTTTAGCATTAGTAAGCTCTCTGTCGATATAAATTTCATAAGATGCAAATGAAACCTACAATTGTTGGAGAAAAAGAAATGGTTTTAAATAGAATATAATAAAGCTCAAAAGGGTGACTCGAGGATATAATGCCCTTCACAGAAGTGATGAATAAGGCTACACTACCTGTCAATATTATAataagagaggaagggagagaatATTTACAAAGACTACTAGGTTTGATAATTATGGCTCTTGAATAGACAGAAGACATGTCTCATTATCTTGATAATGCACGCCTTTCTGTCTTGATAGATACCTCTAGATAAATATGTATCTTTAGAAAAGATAATCACATTGCAAGAAGTGGACGCTTCCGATACAAGAGGGtggtttcattaaaaaaaaaaaaaaaaaaaaaattacaagggaGTGATCCGTCGTGTACTATAGAATGTGGATTCAAGGGCTGGGAGCCCTCAGACATGCAATATAAAACATGGATGCACAGCTCAAGATGCTCCCAACCCTTAGATTTGTGCTACACAACGTGTTGCACCATAAATGATCTCCATCCATGTGGAAGATGAAGGATGAAGGATAATCAAGATTTTGTATAGTAATAATGTAAACCCAAAATCTTAATTTTATGTATCtttgttaactaaaacataaggtgggtttttttttgtaaagggaaactccaaagtgggtaatcatgttgTTTCCCAATAAGTGACGGAAAAAAAGAACTCCGACTGAAAGTGTGGTCTTTGCAAGGTGCAAACACTCTCATGGGTCTAGCTCTTTCGTCCCTTTATGTAAAGATATCCATATCTCTTATTATAAAAATGAAGGGGATTGGACCAATACAATGCGTTGGTTGGtatatctttctttcttgtttttaataaaaataggTTGGTATATCAGGTGGCCCTAGTAAGTGTAGCTGTGTGTGTCTTGCACCGACATATACTAAGttcacaattttttatttttttgggtaaggaagTTCCCACCTCCTTAACATCTGGAGGGGATTGGTCCAAAGATTCAAGGAGAAGGGGATATTCTTGATCCATAATGTAGTCTCATAAATGAGATGGTAATGGGTAGATTATATCGGCTCTTTCCATTTATAGTCAACCACATGTCTTAACTCCTAACTACCACCACGGaaaagattttatattttctagtaAGGAACCATGTGGATCCATTGGGTGAGAAACTTTCACttctctaataataataataataataataataataattattattattattattatttttcctggCAAACACTTTCACTTCTCTGAAATAGAAAGACTTGCTCTTTATTTATTGGGttttcctatttgtattgtatGTTATCACAAACTACCGAAATTATTTAATATGAAGTTTTACATCCTTATCACTTCTCAACATACGTATGCTAGCAGTATCCATCACGTGCAAATCAATAGACTTCTCtttatccaacaaaaaaaaaattatataatagatgcatttttttactttctctctcaaaaaaaaaaaaaaaaacctaggtTTTTAGGATATTTCTTGCTACTTGGGCTTGTAGCcaaagaaattgaataatttgCTTCTCCTTTGAGTTCATAAATACACTCttaggtttttgtatttttaaaaatatcctTCTAAACTCAATTCTTTAGCTGCGAACCCAAAAAGTAGGAAAGTTCCTGCAACCCAAGTAGCAACAAATttccaccctctctctctctctctctctctctctctctctctaatgcattatgaagcaagaaaataaagaataattagATTTCACTCATAATCTATTCaaaaaatgcataccaaaagcaaccttatttttttttcaaattagtCTATCCTACTGAGCACTGCAGGCCAATTGCCAACATACTGAGCACTACTAGGGCCAATATTGGCCACCTACTCCACCTGCACATACTTGCATACGACAGGGTTTGATCCTACAACCTCCTCCCATGGGCATCAACTCTTCAAGCTGAAGCTGCCACAACCTGAATTTACAATGTATGACAATTCATTGACCGAGTTTTCCTTATGCCACGATGAAGAGGAATCTCTTGACCCTGAGGCTTCAAATGCATATAGAAGAGTATCAGGAGGATATTTTGGAGAAGATACTATACCctataggggtttgtgaacTCTAACCCTAAGGTGGTGTGGTGAACCTTCCCATGCACCGTGAAGGAAAACTCTCTCCACAACTTTATATGTGCTTGTTTACATATGTAATAATCATGCAAGAACCATAAATATGATAATTTATGGTGCCTATAATCTCAAAATGAGTGATTCTATTCCTTTCTAATCTTTACAAAGGTGAAAGggaaccaccaccaccaccaccaccccaacCCAACactcacccccacccccacccccatccccaccccaccaaaaaaaacccCCTTTTCGGTCTCATTTCAGATATATACACTTTATGGCTCCTCTTGATTCTTTTTGAAGGCTCTTGGTCGTAGAATTAGATCAAGATGCATTGGATAGACTAAACAAAAGAGTTGAGGCGAGGTAGGTAGGCatcaatggtcaaaatcttCTCATCAggcttcttctttcatctttggAGCACATGTCATCACGGCATCTGCGACTGTGAGGAAGATATGGTTATCGCCAATCAAATCTGTAAATTTTGAAGCATGAAGCTTCTCTATCACCACCGGCCCAGGATTTGCTATAACAAGCTGACAATAACAACGTGAGATCAATCCGATACTTTCTAGTTTCCATTtctgggattttcttattgacgcCCTCAAGGTGTCAATAgatttgtaaccttacttttttcatttaatatagTTCCTATGTGAAATGATAGTTTACCCTCGttgaaaaaaatgtattaaatgcttttgaaaataagacaatagGTAATTAAATGAAagtgtcaagttctaaatacaccaatagaggtgtcatttaggCATTCTCTTACTAGCCAGAATGCCAAATAAGCTATGTATTATTATCCCCAGTAACGTATTGAGCCTAATGATGAGCTTTAGGTTGAAAACAAGTCTGTAAAGGATACTCTACCCAGTGGGATTGAATAAGTGTTTATATAGGAAGGTCATTTGTTTAATTGAATAAGTGTTTATATAGGAAGGTCAGTTGTTTAATTGAATAAGTGTTTATATAGGAAGGTCATTTGTTTAATTGGCTTACTTGAACACCTCTCTTATGGAGACTCCGGTACAACTCTTCCAAGGCATGGATGTCAATGTCGGTAACAGCTACAACATACACAAACACAATTGTGATAAGATGAGTTATCAACATGGTTCATAATAGAAAAGAGATGGCATAAGATACCAAGTTATGATTTCTTACGTGACATCTCGATTAGCAAGAACTGGATTCTTGGTAGATCATTTGTTTTTGATTGTTCATCCTCATCTATTAGCCACCGCAAGATCCTGCAAGAAAGGGAATTTGAGTGTGGTCCTGGGTCCTTTCATGTTTCTCTGAGAGATTGGACTACATAAAGAAGCATTTACTAAAGCTGTCTTTGATATGCATTTTTGGAATGGATTCTAGGTCTAGAACACGTtcttaagagaaaaaatagagcaTCTTCGTGTAGAACACATGAAAGACTATGCATTCATTTGTGTAGAACACATGAAATCAGAATTACAGGAGCTCTGAATCCACCAAGTAGAAAAGGGCCAATCAATCCTTCATGTCAAGGATGGTGCCCTCCGTGCCAGAGAGTCAGACAAGCTATTACTAACTACATTGAATAATCCCTAGCCATCCAATCTTTTTAGActcttgaattttggattgtcTAAAGGAAAACTCACAAATGGGACAAAGAGCACATCTTCAGGATTTTCCAGTCTGATTAACCTTTCCTTCCAAGAATGGCCATTGGGAAGGCCTAGAAAACATTGTCTTAACTTTCTATAGGATCACTGCATGTGTAGCGCGAAATAATGAGAATAGTGGTGGATGTATGGATGCTTGGCTCTAATTACTCCTccactttgattattttgtagTTCATAAAGCAGTAAATTACATGTACTAGCTGAAAGAAGACATGAGAGAACACAAGTAAAATGCATCAAGATGGAGAATGACTTTAAAGATCATCCTTACCTCTCCTTAACATAGTTGGAGTTGGAAAAATATATTGCTGAATCAACCCTCACGATCAAAATCCCAGGAACCTTGGTTGCCTCTGGATATTGTTGGACATTCCTGTAGACTGTTGTCCTAGGTATATTTCCAAGTATTGCAGTCCGTGGCCTTGTCACTTGTAGGAGTATTTTAGCGAAAGATATGCTAACCTGTCATAAACAACAGAGGCACCTTTCAGTTGATACAAATAGACAGATATTCACAAAATTTAAGAGGTTACAAATTTGATTTTGTTACCGCAATTAAGAGTCCAATctcaacagaaacaaaaactaCACCAAAGAAGGCTCCCATACAAGCAACAAAGTCAAATTTATTGATCTTCCATATGAGCAAAGCTGCCTCAATGTCGATGAGGCCAATCACTGCAGATATAATGATAGAAGCAAGAATGGCGTTCTGGGTATACTTAAACAAAGGTGTGATCAGTTCTAAGGTTAGTAAAACAACAAAGGACATCACAATGTTGGAGACAGCAGTTTGGCAGCCTGCCATGTAGTTTACAGCCGAGCGAGAGAAAGAACCTGCAAGTGAAGAAAAGTTCATTAGTCCACAATATAATCTCTTCATTTACTTTCAGACACACTAGTGTGCCATCTAATTGTTTTACTCTGTACTCTGTAGATTGTCATAGAGCAATTTTATAGCAAGAaaattcttttctagattcttttcaTACCTGTAGCCACATAGCAAGAAGTCATTGAACCAACAACATTCATTAGTCCTAGTGCCACCATTTCTTTGTTCCCATCAATTTGATAGTCCTTCATGGATGCAAATGTTCTCCCAATTGCTATAGCTTCCTGATCAGTCCAAAGCATTTGTCTTTAGATGCTGGAAATTCTAATCAACTGGACCTTTTCTGATAAACCTGAAAGATGGGCAGTAAAGTTGGCTTACCGTTAATGCTATAAATCCGGCCACAACACCGATCTTAATACCTTTCCCTAGGTACTTTCCGGTGAAATATATATCATCCACTGATGACAGATTGATACCTTTTTCTATATGGTTCACCTTCATAAATTACCAGAAGTATTAGTTTACAAaagttgtttctgtttttgaaTTGGAAAttcaggagaaaaaaaaaaaaaaacagaacctAATACTTTCAATTTGGACACCCTTCTTATCTGCACGCGTAATGTACACAAAAAAGGTGGAAATGATAACAGAGATCAATGGAGCAATTTCTGGTACCCAGAAAaatttctcattcttctttccCTGTTTTCCATCAAACCATGTAAGGTTAGGACAAGGATTTTCAACCCTATAAAGAGGTAAATGAATTGAGAATCACAATGTATTTGCCAAACAGAAGGAAAGCCAAGAATTTTTTgcatgatcattttttttttttttccttttcaattctGTATAAACATCATCACCATTAATATCGGAAACAAGTAGTAGCTAGCATAGCCTTGAGAGGAGGGCATAGGTGTATTGAATTGGAAGAAGATGAGCATGATGACTACTACAAACACAAACTCCTTAAGCATAGCCATGTTCCCTTGGTTCGCCTTTGGCCACCTACACCCCTACCTCCACCTTGCAAACAAACTCGCCCAGCGAGGCCACTCCATGTCCTTCTTGATCCCATCCATAGTCCAACCCAAATTGGAGCAATTCAACTACCTCacctcatcaccttcatacctcTCCTTGTCCCTCACGTCCCTGGCCTCCCACCTGCTGCCGCAACCATGTCCGACATCCCCTTTCCCAAGTTTCGTCTACTTTTCGCTGCCTTCAATCTCATGCAAGACCGGGTTGAAGCTGCTCTCAACTCAATCCACCCCAACTTAATTTTCTTCGACATGGCTCATTGGATACCACATTTGGCCCGCCGCTTTGGCATCGTCACAATCCACCATTGCATCATCGGGGCCTCATCT includes the following:
- the LOC122074332 gene encoding sulfate transporter 1.2-like; protein product: KFLAFLLFGKYIGKKNEKFFWVPEIAPLISVIISTFFVYITRADKKGVQIVNHIEKGINLSSVDDIYFTGKYLGKGIKIGVVAGFIALTEAIAIGRTFASMKDYQIDGNKEMVALGLMNVVGSMTSCYVATGSFSRSAVNYMAGCQTAVSNIVMSFVVLLTLELITPLFKYTQNAILASIIISAVIGLIDIEAALLIWKINKFDFVACMGAFFGVVFVSVEIGLLIAVSISFAKILLQVTRPRTAILGNIPRTTVYRNVQQYPEATKVPGILIVRVDSAIYFSNSNYVKERILRWLIDEDEQSKTNDLPRIQFLLIEMSPVTDIDIHALEELYRSLHKRGVQLVIANPGPVVIEKLHASKFTDLIGDNHIFLTVADAVMTCAPKMKEEA